A stretch of Pyrenophora tritici-repentis strain M4 chromosome 7, whole genome shotgun sequence DNA encodes these proteins:
- a CDS encoding LCCL domain containing protein → MASSTRSRHELASLPDTEPRDSVDDEGAPPQVYRDDESAEFIAPSEASGEEYYSPQEPYYATKYIPPRLQRVWNNVVVWVKGPQPPRPWKIHPFFPRIQTAPIQLLNNYFPKKNQKIALLVFFYFCWILTFGLVLHRSAFAADIPGYGSPVRIRCTDRFWSDGNGCGLNGDLCRPFENSSMSFRCPANCKRVQLLNPHAVGDQMENYRPLVVGGPTDEQQTLENTYYRADSFICGAAIHAGFINDASGGCGVVAQVGKKSNYPSVNRNHIQSIGFDSYFPRSFTFLHGTAAKCRDLRWPLLGVSLTFTILLSLFTTSPAVFFASIFTGVFFHVALASDPPNLTDYYAIISIALGRFLPACFCMYAVYRFAVRRQLQGLHAQIEKTILWLGGCWIGALNNYTFDKIPIERLTPHDIKNQPGAIPALIIIVLILFFIAVGQGWALRVEGRLPQFLAIYGALVAGILALVAVPKMNVRIHHYILGLLLVAGTSMQTRPSLLFQGILIGLFINGIARWGFDSILQTPNELRGDAPIGTLLPLITAPIIHNNTNLPFLRPNITFDWHFPFPKPYDGMSILVNDVERYHEYADRMEESWTWTRHMEGVNEYFRFGYLRGGGRGDYTKAGVWGADGSWADMEPGPS, encoded by the coding sequence ATGGCTTCGTCAACTAGATCCCGCCACGAGCTGGCCTCACTTCCTGACACGGAACCGCGGGATAGTGTTGATGATGAGGGCGCGCCTCCGCAAGTGTACCGTGACGACGAATCCGCCGAATTCATCGCACCTTCCGAGGCTTCCGGCGAAGAATACTATAGCCCACAAGAGCCCTATTACGCCACCAAATATATACCGCCGCGGTTACAACGTGTATGGAACAACGTCGTCGTTTGGGTCAAAGGACCACAGCCACCACGGCCGTGGAAGATACATCCTTTCTTCCCCAGGATACAGACTGCGCCTATCCAGCTATTGAACAATTACTTTCCCAAGAAGAACCAGAAGATCGCTCTGTTGGTCTTCTTCTACTTCTGCTGGATTCTGACTTTTGGCTTGGTATTGCATCGTAGCGCGTTCGCGGCCGACATACCTGGATACGGTAGTCCAGTACGGATAAGGTGCACTGATCGCTTTTGGAGCGATGGAAATGGGTGCGGACTCAATGGCGATCTTTGTCGACCGTTTGAGAATAGCTCCATGTCGTTCCGCTGTCCGGCGAACTGCAAGCGTGTGCAGTTGCTCAATCCACATGCCGTGGGAGATCAGATGGAAAACTACCGGCCACTCGTTGTTGGTGGTCCCACAGATGAACAACAGACCCTCGAGAATACGTATTACCGCGCCGATTCATTCATCTGTGGCGCAGCTATCCATGCTGGCTTTATCAACGACGCCTCGGGTGGATGTGGTGTTGTTGCTCAGGTTGGCAAGAAAAGCAACTACCCTAGCGTCAACAGAAATCACATCCAGAGCATCGGCTTCGACTCGTATTTTCCGCGATCATTCACGTTCCTCCATGGCACGGCAGCCAAGTGTCGCGACCTGCGTTGGCCGTTGTTAGGCGTATCTCTGACCTTTACCATCCTCTTGTCCCTGTTTACCACGTCTCCAGCCGTCTTCTTCGCCTCAATCTTTACCGGAGTCTTTTTCCACGTTGCACTTGCGTCGGATCCTCCGAACCTTACCGATTACTACGCTATCATTAGTATAGCATTGGGACGCTTCCTCCCTGCGTGTTTTTGCATGTACGCTGTTTACCGATTCGCCGTGCGTCGTCAACTTCAAGGCCTTCATGCACAGATTGAGAAGACCATTCTCTGGCTCGGAGGATGTTGGATAGGCGCTTTGAACAACTATACCTTTGATAAGATCCCCATCGAGCGCCTCACACCCCACGACATTAAGAATCAGCCTGGCGCAATCCCCGCACTCATCATCATTGTTCTCATCTTGTTCTTTATCGCTGTTGGACAAGGATGGGCGCTGAGGGTTGAAGGACGCTTGCCCCAGTTCCTCGCCATTTACGGTGCTTTGGTCGCTGGCATACTCGCACTCGTCGCCGTACCTAAGATGAACGTTCGAATTCATCACTACATCCTCGGCCTTCTACTCGTCGCAGGAACATCCATGCAAACGCGCCCCTCACTTCTGTTTCAAGGTATCCTGATAGGTTTGTTCATCAACGGGATCGCACGTTGGGGTTTCGATAGTATACTCCAAACGCCCAATGAGCTTCGCGGTGACGCGCCCATTGGTACCCTTCTCCCTCTCATCACGGCGCCAATCATTCACAACAACACGAATTTGCCTTTCCTCAGACCCAACATCACTTTTGACTGGCATTTCCCGTTCCCCAAGCCTTACGACGGAATGAGCATCCTGGTGAACGATGTAGAACGATACCACGAGTACGCGGATAGAATGGAAGAGAGTTGGACCTGGACAAGACACATGGAAGGCGTGAATGAGTACTTCCGCTTTGGATACCTGCGAGGTGGTGGAAGAGGTGACTACACAAAGGCAGGAGTCTGGGGAGCAGATGGTAGCTGGGCAGACATGGAGCCCGGGCCATCATAA
- a CDS encoding Glyco-hydro-28 multi-domain protein, with the protein MQLSTFLLAATAIAPAFAQLSGKVGPLTTHASKSAVKICNVLDYGAKADKATDLSPALLSAFTACKAGGTVVIPSGDYALATWVTFEGGKAWALQLDGVIYRTGSASGNMLFVRNADDFEMFSSMGKGAVQGYGYQDHKNGKRNEARILRLEQTDNFSVHDIKLVDAPMFHFVMHTCTNGEAYNMAIRGGEEGGLDGVDVTGTNIWIHDIMVTNKDECVTVKSPSKNILIENIYCNSSGGCAIGSLAVNTAISSIVYRNIYTSKSNQMMMIKSNGGSGYLEDVLFENFIGHGNAYSFDIDQAWASMTTLPGDGVQLTNITARNWKGTVANGAQRGPVKVVCADKTPCTGITIEDFAMWTEVGSKVVNRCKSAYGIGACLKSGIGGAYAPVMDTQTSAPEGYEAESMTGDLEEGFGIDEEIPIPEWPVRFYPGQAPITKLAG; encoded by the exons ATGCAGCTCTCAACTTTCCTCCTCGCCGCTACTGCAATCGCACCAGCCTTCGCACAACTATCTGGAAAGGTCGGGCCTCTAACTACTCATGCGTCTAAATCGGCTGTCAAGATTTGCAACGTACTTGACTATGGTGCCAAGGCGGATAAGGCGACGGATCTAAGTCCTGCGCTTTTGTCTGCGTTTACAGCGTGCAAGGCTGGTGGGACGGTTGTTATTCCTTCGGGAGATTATGCGCTGGCGACTTGGGTGACGTTTGAAGGAGGGAAAGCATGGGCGCTGCAGCTTGATGGTGTGATTTATCGGACGGGGAGTGCGTCGGGGAATATGCTGTTTGTGAGGAATGCGGATGATTTTGAGATGTTTAGTAGTATGGGGAAGGGGGCTGTACAAG GCTATGGGTATCAAGACCACAAGAACGGGAAGCGGAATGAAGCAAGGATTCTGCGTCTCGAACAGACGGATAACTTCTCGGTTCACGATATCAAACTCGTTGATGCGCCTATGTTTCATTTCGTCATGCACACGTGTACCAACGGCGAAGCGTACAACATGGCGATACGCGGTGGAGAAGAAGGCGGTCTCGACGGCGTGGACGTAACAGGAACAAACATCTGGATCCACGAC ATAATGGTCACCAACAAAGACGAATGCGTAACCGTAAAATCGCCCTCCAAAAACATCCTAATTGAGAACATATACTGTAACTCCAGCGGCGGCTGTGCCATCGGTTCCCTCGCCGTCAACACCGCAATCTCCTCCATCGTCTACCGCAACATATACACCTCCAAATCCAACCAAATGATGATGATCAAGTCAAACGGCGGAAGTGGCTACCTCGAAGATGTCCTCTTTGAAAACTTCATCGGCCACGGAAACGCGTATTCCTTCGACATCGACCAAGCCTGGGCGTCTATGACTACACTCCCCGGAGACGGTGTCCAGCTCACCAACATCACTGCTAGGAACTGGAAAGGCACCGTTGCGAATGGCGCACAGCGTGGTCCAGTGAAGGTTGTGTGCGCGGATAAGACGCCATGTACGGGTATTACGATTGAGGATTTTGCCATGTGGACGGAGGTAGGGAGTAAGGTTGTTAATCGGTGTAAGAGTGCGTATGGAATTGGGGCGTGTTTGAAGAGTGGGATTGGAGGGGCGTATGCGCCGGTTATGGACACGCAAACGAGTGCGCCGGAGGGGTATGAGGCAGAGAGTATGACGGGGGATTTGGAAGAGGGGTTCGGAATTGATGAGGAGATTCCGATTCCGGAGTGGCCGGTGAGGTTTTATCCGGGTCAGGCGCCGATTACGAAGTTGGCAGGATAG
- a CDS encoding ParA multi-domain protein — protein sequence MPLNNISNILLVLSGKGGVGKSSITTQLALTLSLQGHSVGVLDIDLTGPSIPRFFGIEDAKVTQAPGGWNPVDVHGEQMLGPQKRSDLNKGNTESGSEGQKVGALSCMSLGFILPSRSDAVIWRGPKKTAMVRQFLTDVLWPELDYLLIDTPPGTSDEHISLLETLLKNTTPLPAPQSGLPFLAGAVVVTTPQAISVSDVKKELNFCKKTGIRVLGVIENMAGFVCPNCAECTNVFSKGGGEVMAREFEVPFLGSVPIDPAFVELIESGTRPIYPKGTILGGKDMGTKEEDSMDAEERKKASLVEKYRDCSLAPLFDAFVERLKGDVARIR from the coding sequence ATGCCGCTCAACAACATCAGCAACATCCTCCTCGTCCTCTCCGGAAAAGGCGGAGTCGGTAAATCCAGCATAACCACGCAACTAGCGCTCACATTATCGCTACAAGGACACTCAGTCGGTGTGTTGGACATTGATTTGACAGGGCCGAGTATACCCAGGTTCTTTGGCATTGAGGATGCGAAAGTGACACAAGCGCCTGGTGGATGGAACCCTGTAGACGTACATGGAGAGCAGATGTTGGGTCCGCAGAAGAGGTCAGATTTAAACAAAGGAAATACAGAGAGCGGCTCAGAGGGTCAAAAGGTTGGCGCATTATCGTGCATGTCTCTAGGCTTCATTCTCCCCTCGCGCTCTGATGCAGTCATCTGGCGTGGCCCCAAGAAGACTGCCATGGTCCGCCAGTTCCTCACCGATGTTCTCTGGCCAGAGCTCGACTATCTCCTAATCGACACCCCGCCCGGTACTTCGGACGAACATATTTCCCTCCTCGAGACCCTGTTGAAGAACACTACGCCTTTGCCCGCGCCCCAATCCGGCCTTCCTTTCTTGGCCGGCGCCGTCGTCGTCACAACACCGCAAGCCATCAGTGTAAGCGATGTGAAGAAGGAATTGAACTTTTGCAAGAAGACAGGCATAAGAGTCTTGGGAGTCATAGAAAATATGGCTGGCTTCGTGTGCCCAAACTGCGCGGAATGCACAAATGTGTTTAGCAAAGGAGGAGGCGAAGTCATGGCACGGGAGTTTGAGGTCCCGTTTCTGGGCAGTGTGCCTATTGACCCGGCATTTGTCGAACTAATAGAAAGTGGTACAAGACCTATATATCCAAAGGGTACCATTTTGGGTGGCAAGGATATGGGGACCAAAGAAGAGGATTCGATGGACGCGgaagagaggaagaaggCCAGTCTCGTGGAAAAATATAGGGACTGCTCACTTGCGCCGTTATTTGATGCGTTTGTCGAGAGACTGAAGGGAGATGTTGCAAGAATACGATGA
- a CDS encoding duf1115 domain protein, giving the protein MVDPQQWQLLPPELVELQIGQIDLLLAMYPEETVLDENSQHILDIFRGTDIDRAKAVVKVTPSIPVNLDLPIAISEEESSNSQTLRLDLGVPFVYEGYQPPLDPPEVKVRIQQPHWMSRAATAQLTSELPQDEDLLGTIEHIREAAVAYLVEAQKKDTNAVHVTEEVGPLVRVWFYFPSISTRSKRDDFIIHAPLYQLTGFLYAGKPGLLCVEGGSQRIDDYMKFIKTESWGDIPAHHKKVSERHREKCEKKVFHDMTEITDTVGERRGQRANRGDMKAIEEWLVERGLGDAFTKVLM; this is encoded by the coding sequence ATGGTGGACCCGCAACAATGGCAGCTTCTTCCACCCGAACTGGTAGAGCTTCAAATCGGCCAAATCGACCTATTGCTGGCCATGTACCCGGAAGAAACCGTGCTTGACGAAAACTCCCAGCATATATTGGATATCTTTCGTGGGACCGACATTGATAGAGCAAAAGCTGTGGTCAAAGTCACACCTAGTATACCGGTGAATCTTGATCTGCCTATCGCAATATCCGAAGAAGAGTCATCGAATTCCCAAACATTGCGACTGGATCTTGGGGTACCGTTTGTATACGAGGGATACCAGCCACCGTTAGATCCACCGGAAGTCAAAGTCCGCATACAACAACCCCATTGGATGAGTAGAGCAGCGACAGCGCAGTTGACATCAGAGCTCCCGCAAGACGAAGACCTACTTGGCACCATCGAGCATATTCGAGAAGCAGCCGTTGCGTATCTAGTGGAAGCTCAGAAGAAAGACACAAACGCGGTACATGTAACCGAGGAGGTCGGCCCACTTGTAAGAGTCTGGTTCTACTTCCCCTCGATTAGCACTCGATCCAAACGCGACGACTTCATCATTCACGCCCCATTATACCAATTGACCGGTTTCCTGTATGCCGGAAAGCCTGGTCTGCTCTGTGTGGAAGGTGGCTCGCAGAGAATCGATGACTATATGAAATTCATCAAGACTGAGAGCTGGGGAGATATCCCTGCGCATCACAAGAAGGTCAGCGAGCGACACAGGGAAAAGTGCGAGAAGAAGGTGTTTCACGATATGACCGAGATTACAGATACTGTAGGTGAGAGAAGAGGTCAAAGAGCAAATAGAGGGGATATGAAGGCGATTGAAGAGTGGCTAGTGGAGAGGGGACTGGGCGATGCCTTCACGAAAGTTTTGATGTAG
- a CDS encoding SPS1, Serine-threonine protein kinase, whose translation MSTNHPRSEFFTFQKLTQTTYLTKHIPTSTLYIEKRTLPTQSTSPSILREIAALTRLKNHPHIISLFAYISTDPYTSLYLQHCPLGSLDNFIKNGIVLPDEGFLWKIFWDLALAVCFLTTGYGYEETRLLALGGSVVEGKKGGLGEYDTWGY comes from the coding sequence ATGTCCACAAATCACCCCCGCAGCGAGTTCTTCACTTTCCAAAAACTTACGCAAACCACATACCTCACAAAACACATCCCCACATCAACTCTCTACATCGAAAAACGTACCCTCCCTACCCAATCCACTTCCCCCTCTATTCTTCGCGAAATCGCCGCCCTAACCCGCCTCAAAAACCACCCACACATAATCTCGCTCTTCGCCTACATCTCCACGGACCCCTACACATCCCTCTACCTCCAACACTGCCCTCTCGGCAGCCTAGACAATTTCATAAAAAACGGCATCGTCCTCCCAGATGAAGGCTTTCTCTGGAAGATCTTCTGGGATCTAGCCCTCGCCGTGTGTTTTCTCACAACAGGATATGGATACGAGGAGACGAGGCTGCTGGCGCTGGGAGGGAGTGTGGTAGAGGGGAAGAAGGGGGGGCTGGGAGAGTATGATACATGGGGATATTAG
- a CDS encoding Tas, oxidoreductase (related to aryl-alcohol dehydrogenase) → MVKTIFGGYPVSDSGIFNTPEDRAKLIDALLANGVKNIDTARLYPGSEVAIGQLEKRKEFTIDTKIPSGFAPGRSGKDEVIADTQDSLDQVKIDQFDIYYIHAPDTSVPFEETLAGMNEAYKKGIFRRFGLSNFSAEQVQQVYDICKSKGYPLPAVYQGNYNPVARHLETKLFPTLRKLGINFYAYSPLAGGFLTKTAADLDAGVGRFDKNALGGLYSGLYDKEPLREALLKWNELAEKEGVSKAELAYRWMASHSALTEEEDGIIFGASKVSQAEQTAQWLKKGKLSDEVVKGIDQVWESVKKVAPVDNYHGAEN, encoded by the coding sequence ATGGTCAAGACCATCTTCGGAGGATACCCTGTTTCAGACAGTGGCATCTTCAACACACCAGAAGACCGCGCCAAGCTCATCGACGCTCTACTTGCCAATGGCGTTAAGAACATTGACACAGCACGTCTCTACCCCGGCTCCGAGGTAGCTATCGGCCAGCTCGAGAAGCGTAAGGAATTCACCATCGACACAAAGATCCCCAGCGGCTTTGCTCCCGGCCGAAGCGGCAAGGACGAGGTAATTGCAGACACGCAAGACTCTCTGGACCAGGTTAAGATCGACCAATTCGATATCTACTACATCCACGCACCCGACACAAGCGTCCCCTTTGAGGAGACCCTTGCCGGCATGAACGAAGCCTACAAGAAGGGCATCTTCCGCCGCTTCGGTCTTAGCAACTTCTCCGCCGAGCAAGTGCAGCAAGTGTACGACATCTGCAAGAGCAAGGGCTACCCGCTCCCCGCCGTCTACCAGGGCAACTACAACCCCGTGGCCCGCCACTTGGAAACAAAACTCTTCCCCACACTCCGCAAGCTCGGCATCAACTTCTACGCTTACTCGCCCCTCGCCGGTGGCTTCCTCACAAAGACAGCGGCGGACCTCGATGCGGGAGTTGGCCGCTTCGACAAGAACGCGCTCGGTGGCTTGTACAGCGGCCTTTACGACAAGGAGCCTCTACGTGAGGCGCTCCTCAAGTGGAACGAGCTTGCGGAGAAGGAGGGCGTCAGCAAGGCTGAGTTGGCATACCGATGGATGGCATCTCATAGTGCGTTgacagaggaggaggatggCATCATCTTTGGTGCTAGCAAGGTGTCGCAAGCGGAGCAGACCGCTCAGTGGCTGAAGAAGGGTAAGCTTAGTGACGAGGTGGTCAAGGGCATCGACCAGGTTTGGGAAAGTGTCAAGAAGGTTGCGCCTGTTGACAACTATCACGGTGCTGAAAACTAG
- a CDS encoding ARO8, Transcriptional regulator protein, whose translation MAPYSSEPSSFPDPVDLTHHLSRSTRAREASAIKKFYKYFQIPGIAQLAGGLPNDHYFPYDTLEAKVAHPNRWQPTPNKPVDPPAEDPPSSQLAKTSIIPRKEKTPPSSRLVVPKNSNVPDPLRMIDLKSALQYGQAMGYPALYQFIRQFTRENLHPFVPYKSGPEVILTCGSTDGFSKTIIALSDEWSADHDPVDERPGILCEEYCYMNAIQTCRPRGFNIAAVAIDDEGMMAQGPGGLEDVLENWDFSKGRRPHLMYTVTIGQNPTSGTLSVQRRTEIYALCVRYDVIIIEDDPYWYLQYPSSSSSSVPPKPTKSSGFEFLDSLISSYLSVDYQGRVVRLDTFSKTVAPGCRLGWITAQPALVERILRITETSTQQPSGFVQSMIAELLMGPQSSNDPGKGGSADGSGWKVDGWVRWLEGMRGNYERRMQQMCDVLDTGREVVKAGRRKSLVEVTDDSDDWAVVEKKPMYSFVRPLGGMFVWVRFDFSSHPLAKQVPGARLAQALWVFWTTKPYVILVAPGSMFAANEEIRVKDSFNCFRLCFAACPAEEVDDISRRFVDGAQAFWHIKSKSKIDKLLEEEEDAVAGVDHVAGMAVLTGMC comes from the exons ATGGCGCCGTACAGCTCCGAGCCTAGCTCGTTTCCCGATCCAGTCGATCTCACCCACCACCTATCACGAAGTACACGAGCGCGTGAGGCTTCCGCCATCAAGAAGTTTTACAAGTACTTCCAGATACCTGGTATTGCACAATTAGCCGGAG GCCTGCCCAACGACCACTACTTTCCATACGACACACTCGAAGCCAAGGTTGCACACCCGAATCGATGGCAGCCAACGCCAAACAAGCCCGTCGACCCGCCCGCCGAAGACCCCCCATCCTCTCAATTAGCCAAGACGTCCATCATCCCGCGTAAGGAAAAGACGCCGCCGTCGTCGCGCCTCGTCGTCCCAAAGAACTCCAACGTACCAGACCCTCTCCGCATGATCGATTTGAAGTCGGCGCTACAATATGGACAAGCTATGGGCTACCCAGCCTTGTATCAGTTCATTCGTCAGTTCACAAGAGAGAACCTACATCCTTTTGTACCATACAAGAGTGGCCCAGAAGTCATCTTGACCTGTGGCTCTACCGATGGCTTCTCCAAGACGATAATTGCCCTCAGTGATGAGTGGTCAGCCGATCACGACCCTGTCGATGAAAGGCCTGGTATTCTTTGCGAGGAGTACTGCTACATGAATGCTATTCAGACGTGCAGGCCACGCGGCTTCAACATTGCAGCCGTGGCTATTGATGACGAAGGCATGATGGCCCAAGGTCCTGGAGGATTAGAAGATGTTCTGGAAAACTGGGACTTTTCAAAGGGTCGCAGACCGCATCTCATGTACACTGTCACCATTGGCCAGAATCCAACATCAGGTACCTTATCAGTCCAGCGACGAACGGAGATATACGCCCTCTGCGTCAGGTACGATGTAATCATCATCGAGGATGACCCGTACTGGTACCTACAATACCCGTCTTCTTCGTCTAGCAGCGTTCCCCCAAAGCCTACAAAGTCTTCAGGCTTCGAGTTCCTGGACAGCCTCATCTCCTCCTACCTAAGCGTAGATTACCAAGGCCGCGTCGTACGCCTCGACACCTTCTCCAAGACCGTCGCCCCAGGCTGCCGTCTCGGATGGATTACCGCACAACCCGCGCTCGTCGAGCGCATCCTACGCATCACCGAAACCTCCACCCAGCAGCCCTCTGGGTTCGTACAATCGATGATCGCAGAGCTACTCATGGGCCCACAATCCTCCAACGACCCAGGAAAGGGAGGCTCCGCAGACGGCAGCGGCTGGAAAGTTGACGGCTGGGTGCGCTGGCTCGAAGGCATGCGAGGCAACTACGAACGCCGCATGCAGCAAATGTGCGACGTGCTCGACACGGGCCGGGAAGTTGTAAAAGCCGGTCGACGCAAGAGTCTCGTTGAAGTCACAGATGACAGCGACGACTGGGCTGTAGTCGAGAAGAAACCCATGTACTCTTTCGTCCGACCGCTGGGCGGCATGTTCGTCTGGGTACGCTTCGATTTCTCGTCCCATCCCCTCGCCAAACAAGTCCCTGGCGCCCGTCTTGCACAGGCTCTCTGGGTCTTCTGGACAACGAAACCTTATGTTATTCTCGTTGCGCCTGGAAGTATGTTTGCAGCCAACGAAGAGATCAGAGTAAAGGACAGCTTTAACTGCTTCAGACTGTGTTTTGCGGCATGTCCGGCTGAGGAGGTCGATGATATTAGTAGGAGGTTTGTGGATGGTGCGCAGGCTTTTTGGCACATCAAAAGTAAGAGTAAGATTGATAAGTTGttggaagaggaggaggatgcGGTTGCGGGTGTGGATCATGTGGCCGGTATGGCGGTGTTGACGGGGATGTGCTGA
- a CDS encoding HTH-Tnp-Tc5 multi-domain protein codes for MGDREAAIQAAISDIDAGVFLSQRAAAKAYNIPQSTISTRIRGRQSNQASHVYQQRLTPEQEDFLVQWILEEEARAFPPSHARAREMANRILRMNGDHRPVGKHWMAAFLKRNPRVASVVGRKIEAARAKGATPVQIRAFLELFERTRTRLGIRAEDIWNIDKTGKALGVCANTRVLASS; via the coding sequence ATGGGCGACCGTGAAGCAGCTATACAAGCAGCTATCAGCGATATCGATGCTGGTGTTTTCCTAAGTCAGAGGGCGGCTGCAAAGGCGTACAACATCCCGCAATCCACAATCTCAACGCGCATACGCGGCAGACAAAGCAACCAAGCCAGCCACGTATACCAGCAGCGATTGACTCCAGAGCAGGAGGACTTCCTCGTACAATGGATACTCGAAGAAGAAGCACGAGCTTTTCCTCCCTCCCACGCACGCGCACGAGAAATGGCGAACCGAATCCTCCGGATGAATGGAGACCACAGACCCGTAGGCAAGCATTGGATGGCTGCCTTCCTCAAGCGCAACCCACGCGTCGCATCTGTTGTAGGCCGAAAGATTGAAGCTGCTCGAGCTAAGGGAGCGACACCGGTACAGATACGCGCGTTTCTTGAGCTCTTTGAGAGGACTCGTACGAGGCTGGGTATAAGAGCTGAGGATATATGGAATATAGATAAGACTGGGAAGGCCTTAGGTGTATGTGCTAACACCAGAGTACTCGCATCTAGttag
- a CDS encoding DUF3237 domain containing protein, whose product MARQTPSPPIMTLIYSMEAKLGERFSLGPVPTGEERIVIPIVGGTFEGPRLSGKVLPLGADWRLTDARGAIRPDARYNIQTDDGTFITVMTEGLPPGPDGRTMLRGVFETSTNGTAEWLNEVAAVGVLTRNGTASVMIDMWQVTPPG is encoded by the exons ATGGCGCGACAAACACCTTCTCCACCGATCATGACGCTGATATACAGCATGGAAGCGAAACTGGGAGAACGATTTTCGTTAGGCCCTGTCCCGACCGGTGAAGAGCGCATCGTTATTCCCATCGTTGGGGGAACTTTCGAAGGGCCTAGACTATCTG GCAAAGTCCTTCCACTTGGCGCAGATTGGCGTCTAACAGATGCGCGAGGCGCCATTCGACCAGATGCTCGTTACAATATCCAAACCGACGACGGTACCTTCATCACTGTCATGACCGAAGGATTGCCACCAGGTCCGGATGGCCGTACGATGCTAAGAGGGGTATTTGAGACGAGCACGAACGGAACAGCTGAATGGTTGAATGAGGTGGCTGCTGTAGGAGTCTTGACTAGGAACGGGACGGCGAGCGTGATGATTGATATGTGGCAG GTTACACCACCAGGCTGA